The Kocuria sp. TGY1127_2 genome includes a window with the following:
- the purH gene encoding bifunctional phosphoribosylaminoimidazolecarboxamide formyltransferase/IMP cyclohydrolase, which produces MSLTELNRVPFKRALISVFDKTGLDGLARGLHEAGVDIVSTGSTAQKIKDAGVPVTEVAQITDFPECLEGRVKTLHPKIHAGILADRRKSDHVQQLSDLGIEPFDLVIVNLYPFVDTVASGAGEEDIIEKIDIGGPSMVRAAAKNHHSVSVVVDPAQYGRVVEAARNGGFDLAERRRLAAGAFSHTAAYDTAVATWTQQQFAQDPEANFWPPYAGMGFERSESLRYGENPHQRGALYVDPAVAPGIAQAEQLGGKAMSYNNYVDGDAALRAAFDFADPAVAIIKHNNPCGIAVGSADAADPIADAHRKAHACDPLSAYGGVIAANREVTQEMAETVKGIFTEVIIAPSYEDGALEVLKTKKNLRILLLPEGFERESIEYRQVSGGALFQQSDRLQADGDNPSNWTLVAGEAADEKTLSDLEFAWRALRSAKSNAILLAESGAAVGIGMGQVNRVDSCKLSVERANSLGEGNQERARGAVAASDAFFPFADGLEVLLEAGVRAVVQPGGSIRDEEVIEAANKAGVTMYVTGARHFFH; this is translated from the coding sequence GTGTCCCTGACCGAGCTGAATCGCGTCCCGTTCAAACGAGCCCTGATTTCCGTTTTCGACAAGACCGGGCTGGATGGCCTGGCCCGTGGTCTGCACGAGGCAGGCGTGGACATTGTCTCCACGGGGTCCACTGCCCAGAAGATCAAGGATGCCGGCGTTCCGGTGACCGAAGTCGCTCAGATCACGGATTTCCCCGAGTGCTTGGAGGGGCGAGTCAAGACCCTCCACCCGAAGATCCATGCGGGCATCCTGGCGGATCGTCGCAAGAGTGACCACGTCCAGCAGCTTTCGGACCTAGGTATCGAACCCTTCGACCTCGTGATCGTGAACCTTTATCCGTTCGTTGACACCGTCGCCTCGGGGGCCGGGGAAGAGGACATCATCGAGAAGATCGATATCGGTGGCCCTTCCATGGTTCGCGCCGCGGCCAAGAACCATCATTCGGTTTCCGTCGTGGTGGACCCCGCTCAGTACGGCCGCGTTGTCGAAGCCGCCCGGAACGGCGGATTCGACCTGGCCGAGCGCCGTCGTCTTGCGGCAGGAGCCTTCTCCCATACCGCAGCCTACGACACCGCCGTGGCAACCTGGACCCAGCAGCAATTCGCTCAGGACCCGGAGGCCAATTTTTGGCCTCCCTACGCCGGAATGGGCTTCGAGCGCTCCGAATCATTGCGTTACGGCGAGAATCCGCATCAGCGCGGTGCACTGTACGTCGATCCGGCGGTAGCACCGGGCATTGCCCAGGCCGAGCAATTGGGCGGCAAAGCGATGTCCTACAACAATTACGTCGACGGGGATGCGGCGCTGCGAGCGGCCTTCGACTTTGCCGACCCGGCTGTTGCGATCATCAAGCACAACAACCCGTGCGGAATTGCCGTGGGTTCGGCGGATGCTGCGGATCCCATCGCTGACGCCCACCGCAAGGCTCATGCATGCGATCCGCTGTCCGCCTACGGTGGGGTCATCGCGGCGAATCGTGAAGTCACCCAGGAAATGGCCGAGACCGTCAAGGGGATCTTCACGGAGGTCATCATCGCCCCTTCTTACGAAGACGGCGCCCTCGAGGTTTTGAAGACCAAAAAGAATCTGCGAATTCTCCTCCTGCCGGAGGGTTTCGAGCGCGAGAGCATCGAATACCGTCAGGTTTCCGGTGGCGCGTTGTTCCAGCAGAGCGATAGGCTTCAGGCCGACGGTGACAATCCCTCTAATTGGACGCTCGTGGCAGGGGAAGCCGCGGACGAAAAAACTCTTTCGGATCTTGAGTTCGCGTGGCGCGCTCTGCGTTCGGCCAAATCGAATGCGATTCTGTTGGCCGAAAGCGGAGCTGCGGTCGGAATCGGTATGGGCCAGGTCAACCGCGTCGATTCGTGCAAGCTCTCGGTCGAGCGTGCCAATTCTCTCGGCGAAGGCAACCAGGAGCGTGCTCGTGGCGCCGTTGCGGCATCTGATGCATTCTTCCCGTTTGCCGACGGCCTTGAGGTCCTCCTGGAAGCTGGCGTGCGCGCCGTCGTCCAGCCCGGTGGATCGATCCGGGACGAAGAAGTCATTGAAGCGGCAAACAAGGCCGGCGTAACCATGTACGTCACCGGGGCACGTCACTTCTTCCACTAG
- the purN gene encoding phosphoribosylglycinamide formyltransferase, protein MRIVVMVSGSGTNLQSILDAVQADLLDVEIAAVGADKPCRGIERAADSGIENFVVSPSDHADRAAWNRALEEKIASYAPDYVIFAGFMRIVDADLVGRFEGRIVNTHPALLPSFPGAHGVRDALAHGVKITGVTVHVVDSGVDTGPILAQAAVPVLDGDDEEALHERIKAQERSLLVTTIKNLSGGAID, encoded by the coding sequence ATGCGCATAGTGGTCATGGTCTCTGGTTCCGGGACAAATCTTCAGTCCATTCTGGATGCAGTGCAGGCGGATCTGCTCGACGTCGAGATCGCTGCCGTAGGGGCGGACAAGCCCTGCCGAGGAATCGAGCGAGCGGCCGATTCCGGTATCGAGAATTTCGTGGTCAGCCCTTCGGATCACGCAGACCGGGCCGCATGGAACCGCGCCCTTGAGGAAAAGATCGCCTCCTACGCGCCGGATTACGTCATCTTCGCAGGTTTTATGCGCATCGTGGATGCGGACCTGGTCGGCCGTTTCGAAGGCCGGATCGTCAATACCCACCCGGCCCTTCTGCCGTCTTTCCCCGGGGCCCACGGCGTCAGAGATGCTCTGGCCCACGGCGTCAAAATCACCGGCGTGACTGTTCACGTGGTGGACTCCGGAGTGGATACAGGTCCGATCCTCGCTCAGGCCGCGGTGCCCGTCCTGGATGGCGATGACGAAGAAGCACTTCACGAGCGCATCAAAGCGCAAGAACGTTCCCTCCTTGTAACCACAATTAAGAACCTGTCCGGCGGCGCAATAGACTGA